One stretch of Vicia villosa cultivar HV-30 ecotype Madison, WI unplaced genomic scaffold, Vvil1.0 ctg.000159F_1_1_3, whole genome shotgun sequence DNA includes these proteins:
- the LOC131624739 gene encoding uncharacterized protein LOC131624739: MVDLELKKSSNAKEHKISLELLPIQVPNKEGNESHYFRPMEMFSRLQITIPFLEGLELKPKCVKFIKDRFSQKKKLTDKEVITLEEGTKQIKEERSRVEVVRIKDEETTQANIKYFWGFTLEIIRGPFW; the protein is encoded by the exons atggtggacttagagttgaagaagagtagtaatgcaaaggagcataaaatctcattggaattacttcctatacaagttcctaataaagaaggaaatgagagtcattactttcggccaatggaaatgtttagtcgtttgcaaatcaccatcccatttttagaaggtttagagttaaagccaaaatgtgtcaaattcatcaaggataggttctcacagaagaagaaattaacggataaggaggttatcACTCTTGAGGAGGGGACAAAACAAATTaaggaagagagatcgcgagttgaagtggtaagaattaaggatgaagaaaccacaCAAGCAAACAttaaatacttttggggcttcacattg gaaataataaggggacctttctggtga